The Erigeron canadensis isolate Cc75 chromosome 1, C_canadensis_v1, whole genome shotgun sequence genome segment cataacgtgagtttaacaacccataacgtgagtataaagatacccataacgtggatttaaCAATCCATAATGTgagcatatatatgtaataacgTTTCAATAACACGTATCGCAAGCAAACAATTAAGTAGTTATCATCTCGttcaatatcataatcaatCGTATCAACCGACAAGTATTTAATaaacgagtacactttccaccccaaataaagtaaacgcaggggctacgaaactcacctttgccTTGTGTCGTCTAGTAATAATCTTAATGGCAagtatgaacaagttacaagtGTTCCGTGTCCTTCAACGATCACGACCTAtcaatgtataatatatatatatatatatacacgagatGTACGTTAATACAAGTACGTATGCTCGTTACCATTtccttatacatatatatacatttttatatttacatatatacacatttgtatatatatttttatgcgcgcacacacatatatatatatatatatatatatataaaagtagttTTACGTTTTATCTGAACTATCGATTTAGACCACGAAAAACAACTCGAATAGACACCAAAAGATCAGTGGGTCGACCCAAAAGAAGGCCCAAATGAAAAAGCCCAGCTCAGCCTTAAGATAATGGTCTCTTGAATCAAAATGGAATGTActgtaattatatatgttacatACTTATACTTACGTATGTAGTATCtgataaaacaatagttatcctaactttttaaagtcatccaACTCAACTTAAAATTATCTTTAGATTTTGCTACATAAGATatttcctatgtgtcatctttatgaatttttcccatttaatatatatactacattcctttttttgttacaatatcaataaaatataatcacaacattttatgaataaaataatcaacttttaatttgtttccaaataaataattgctagcacattttttccaatatataagtttgttaattactaacatatagaagcgtctatatcaatatgtgttttatactaaatcaatataacaagtttatttcacaaaattgttgttgctaattgtttgtatgtattctaatattttgtttgttcACTCATTTATGCAGTGGATTTgattattaagaaaattttgaatatttgatttttaaatattttcaattattctatataatttttttatcgAAACGTTGCTTATTAGAGATTTTATTGATTCAatactaaaagttttgaaaatataatctAAGAGCCGCGCATCGTGAGGGGTAAAaatccttgtatatatatatatatacactcacGAAGCCTCCTTCCTGAGCAACCACAAACGTTTTAGGGTTTCTCCACACCATTTCCCCAAGTGAACACGACCCAAAAAAGGCCAAGAGAACCCACAATCGGTCAGACCCAAAGCCAAGGGGAGGAAGAAAGACAAacaatttctggaaaaaaaaaagaaaaaaaacaaagaaccACACCACCGTAAATTACGGTGGTGGTGGCCGTAAGGTAGGGTGGGCAAGAGACAACAGGCGTAAGATACGCTGTAACTGGGCGTAAGGTACGCTAGGTGGGTCTGAACAGGCGTAAGGTACGCTAGGTGGGTCTGAACAGGCGTAAGATACGTTGTATTTGGGCGTAAGGTACGCTGCCCTGGAAGTTGCAGTTTTGGCGCCCAAAACTCAGAAAATTGGCGTAAACAGAGGAAATGGGGCGTAAGTGAAAATAGAAGATGGGGAAGGGCGTAAGCTACGCCCCCATGGGCGTAACCTACGGTGGTGATGGTTCAGGCAAATAACAAGCAAGGCTTGGATCAAAATCCTCATTCTGAACTAAGCTTGATAAAACAGATACATACATAATCCAAGTGAACACTAAAACGTACCGATTAAACTTAACCAGTGCCTTAATagagattttaaacaattacaTTTGCTGGTTTGTGTCATAAAGCATACGTCTCTTGGGCTTAAAGAGATACCTAGAATCGTACATAGAACGAAACATATCCATCAAAAGAGGATACTGAAGTGAAGCAAATACAATGACTGGCATGGCTGCAAATATACTGATAAGAATCGGTAGCCATTCAAATGTGTTGTGATACATCACAAAGAAGCTTGCAGCAAAAGTTACCATCATGGCTGCTACCGAAATAAATAGTGTCACCAAACCTATCATTAGCTTTCTCGGCAACGAATATAAAAAATCACGTGGACCATAAGGAGATGTGAGGATAGATAAGAACACTAAGAGTGAAGTTGAGgaagaaaataaagaaactgAATCCGCTATTAAGAAAACTAAGAAACTAGTTTCATGAGTGAAAATAGGAAGCCCGATCTCTTGGTTATAGCCTCCTGGAATGGTGAACGCTGCAGCAAATGCTATGGTAATGATGAGTGTAGCAACAACCATACAATCTCTCGTCCACTTTAGACCTTTGGAAACCGTCTCTTCATTATTTTCTGAGAATAGATCATATGGTGTCTGACCTTTGTTGTTCTTCGAATATCTCAAGTCACGTGGCGTAATCTTTTCCACCTCCTACAACACAACAGAGATAAACTAAAAGATTACCAGCCACAATTGTCAATTATAAATATAAGGGTCACAGACTCACAGAGAAATCAGTACCAAGAGTGTGCAGTTAACTATATGTTGTGAGTTAAAATCGCACCAAGAAGTGTGTTAATTAAACATTCGTTTTCAAAATGCATATGTCTATGGATAGTAAAAGCTAAGGAAAACGCTATTTCAATTCCTCCTAGAAATCCTCCTACGACACATGCCGCTCATCTAGCTAGATAAAGCAACATAGAAGAATACAACAGTTTGGATCGGAggtgtaaaaaataatatatacctTAAACCAGAGTAACTCTCGTTGCATTAGTAGTGAGGCTGCTGAGACAGTTTGAAGTTGATTCCTTTTTGAGGTACTTCCAACTAAATGAAGTATACAATTATTTTCATCATCTGTTTGCCTGGTTAGTATAGTCTTGTTTGAACCTATCTCGTACACTAggttatatatatctttgtggCGGTGCATAACAGCTATGTGAAATATACTTAGGGGATCTCTATTTTTAATCCATAATATAGTAGGATACATTCTAAGGAGCTCAATTACAAATATAGTGTTGCCTGTTTGTGCACCAGTATATAATAGTTTAGAGAGAGTTATATCCGTTTCTCCAAAAGGCTCTCCAAGATTGTCATCAGGGGTATTAAGTTTATCCCCGGACATGGTATGAAATTTCAAAATGGCTTTCAGTAAATTCAAGGCATGAATATTCATTTCTGGAGTTTCTTTCTTCGTACGAAAGAAGGCAGAGACTGGAAAGAAAAGGAAACAAAACAGATGAAAAACAGAGTAAATGatagaatttttaattaaaacggACATATTTAaggggtgttttgtcaaacaagtttttaaattttttttttttttataaaagcaGTACAAACCCGGTTTCATCCACGTTGGACGAAACCAGATTTCCCAAACATGGTTTCAAAAATTCCATTTGAAACCTGGTTTGCCAAGCCCGGTTTCTGTGGGTCAACCGGAGACACACATGTTGTCTTTCTTCTGTACtagtaattattaaatttttattttatacgcTTTCACCCAAAACTGGGTTTGGGAAATCCACTTTCATCCTACACTGGCACATCACACTGATTGGCAAACCCAGTTTTActggttttatttttatttattttttttgaaaaaaatttgattGACAAAACACTCGTCAAATATGTCTGTTTCAAAAAAAGATTCTTAAATGATAGAAAGTTAAAAGTAATATGATATGGAGTATTTCTTAATGATGACTAAAGAGTATTGAGTCAGTATTCTTACTTGGATCAGTGATTCTCGATATCATACTGGGCTCTGTTTTATTAAATACATCAGGCCTTCGAGCCAAAATATCTAGTATGATTATACAAGTATTTCTGCTAGCAGCAATTTCCGGGTGGTGTGACAAAACTATTAGTGCAatatctacaaaaaaaaaaaaaaatgtgagcAATCATTTAATAAC includes the following:
- the LOC122589672 gene encoding protein ACCELERATED CELL DEATH 6-like produces the protein MSGDKLNTPDDNLGEPFGETDITLSKLLYTGAQTGNTIFVIELLRMYPTILWIKNRDPLSIFHIAVMHRHKDIYNLVYEIGSNKTILTRQTDDENNCILHLVGSTSKRNQLQTVSAASLLMQRELLWFKEVEKITPRDLRYSKNNKGQTPYDLFSENNEETVSKGLKWTRDCMVVATLIITIAFAAAFTIPGGYNQEIGLPIFTHETSFLVFLIADSVSLFSSSTSLLVFLSILTSPYGPRDFLYSLPRKLMIGLVTLFISVAAMMVTFAASFFVMYHNTFEWLPILISIFAAMPVIVFASLQYPLLMDMFRSMYDSRYLFKPKRRMLYDTNQQM